A genomic stretch from Ignavibacteriota bacterium includes:
- the gatD gene encoding Glu-tRNA(Gln) amidotransferase subunit GatD has translation MSTNDAYKGYRGEALSTLKDYGAQVWSDVEIRTSGGTYTGIILPRSETADPKHIVIKLRSGYNIGVAATTVTNIAIGGRKEAHYKIPEKAFPYDPVKPRVKLFGTGGTIASRLDYRTGAVIPAFSPGELYGSVPELADICNLETEKLYGVFSENMGPEQWRGTAEAIGAEIEKGVQGIVIGHGTDTMHHTAAMLTFMVQNSPVPIVMVGSQRSSDRPSSDAALNLMHAVKTAAESDIAEVMVCMFGPTSNMYGLLHRGTRVRKMHSSYRSTFRTIGDIPLAMVSRDKIVPLRPDVAPRRRDKQVTINTAFEEMVSIVYYYPNMRPDIIDSLTDNGYKGIVIAGTGLGHVNKPLYPAIKRAAEKGVAIYMTVQTLWGYVQMYVYDTGRDLMELGIVPAANMLPEVAYVKLGWALGQTNDPEELRRIMLTPVGGDITEREPHNGYLISQGGIPEVEEFISHTWK, from the coding sequence ATGTCGACGAACGACGCATACAAGGGCTACCGCGGCGAGGCACTTTCCACGCTCAAGGACTACGGCGCGCAGGTATGGAGTGATGTGGAGATCCGCACCAGCGGCGGCACCTACACCGGCATCATTCTCCCCCGTTCAGAGACGGCCGATCCGAAACACATTGTCATCAAACTGCGTTCCGGGTACAACATCGGCGTGGCGGCCACGACAGTCACCAACATCGCCATCGGCGGACGCAAGGAAGCGCATTACAAGATTCCCGAGAAGGCCTTCCCGTACGATCCGGTCAAGCCGCGCGTGAAGCTGTTCGGAACAGGCGGCACCATCGCGAGCCGTCTCGACTACCGCACGGGCGCGGTGATTCCGGCCTTCTCGCCGGGCGAGTTGTACGGATCCGTGCCCGAGCTGGCCGACATCTGCAATCTCGAGACCGAAAAGTTGTACGGCGTGTTCAGCGAGAACATGGGACCCGAACAGTGGCGCGGCACCGCCGAGGCCATCGGCGCCGAGATCGAGAAGGGTGTGCAAGGCATAGTGATCGGTCACGGCACCGATACCATGCATCACACGGCGGCCATGCTCACCTTCATGGTGCAGAACTCGCCCGTGCCCATCGTGATGGTGGGGTCGCAGCGTTCGAGCGACCGTCCATCGTCGGACGCGGCGCTGAACTTGATGCACGCCGTGAAAACCGCCGCCGAGAGCGACATCGCCGAGGTGATGGTGTGTATGTTTGGTCCGACCTCGAACATGTACGGTCTGTTGCACCGCGGCACACGCGTGCGCAAAATGCATTCGAGCTACCGCTCCACCTTCCGCACCATCGGCGACATTCCTCTTGCCATGGTGAGCCGCGACAAGATCGTGCCGCTGCGTCCCGATGTGGCGCCGCGCCGCCGCGACAAACAGGTGACGATCAACACCGCCTTCGAGGAGATGGTGAGCATCGTCTATTACTACCCCAACATGCGTCCCGACATCATCGACTCACTCACCGACAACGGCTACAAAGGCATCGTGATTGCCGGCACCGGCCTCGGTCATGTGAACAAGCCGCTGTACCCCGCGATAAAGCGCGCGGCGGAAAAGGGTGTCGCGATATACATGACGGTGCAGACGCTCTGGGGATACGTGCAGATGTACGTGTACGACACCGGCCGCGACCTCATGGAACTGGGTATCGTGCCGGCCGCCAACATGCTGCCCGAAGTGGCCTACGTGAAACTCGGCTGGGCTCTCGGCCAGACGAACGATCCCGAGGAACTGCGCCGCATCATGCTGACACCCGTCGGCGGCGACATCACGGAACGCGAGCCGCACAACGGTTACCTGATTTCACAGGGCGGTATTCCGGAAGTCGAGGAATTTATCTCGCACACGTGGAAGTAG
- a CDS encoding FAD-dependent thymidylate synthase, which produces MAEKPAFEQLERLRVEEMDQILGIPYPVLDDGFVRVVDYMGSDSSIVQAARVSYGAGTKKRLEDRGLIRYLMRHRHSTPFEMCELKLHVRVPMDTWRQWIRHRTANVNEYSTRYSIAIDAMQGTLPGEWRFQSASNKQGSEGFVDAVQGEDLTREEQAFHQSARDLYDRRIAAGIAREQARKDLPLSTYTEAYWKIDLHNLLHFLALRMDAHAQLEVRAYATIIGREIVRRWCPLTWEAFEDYRLNALEISRLDIEIIGLLANGRAEEALVRLRDLGMLPPPGEPLKRHVEREELEAKLIQLGIACPWLEKRS; this is translated from the coding sequence ATGGCTGAGAAACCGGCATTCGAGCAGCTTGAACGGCTGCGTGTGGAAGAAATGGACCAGATACTCGGAATTCCGTATCCTGTATTGGACGACGGATTTGTCCGCGTGGTCGATTATATGGGATCCGATTCCTCCATCGTGCAGGCGGCGCGTGTCTCGTATGGCGCGGGCACGAAGAAACGGCTCGAGGACCGCGGCCTGATCCGTTATCTCATGCGGCACCGTCACAGCACACCCTTCGAGATGTGTGAATTAAAATTGCACGTGCGCGTCCCCATGGACACGTGGAGGCAATGGATACGGCACCGCACCGCAAACGTGAACGAGTACTCGACACGCTACTCCATCGCCATCGATGCGATGCAGGGCACACTTCCCGGCGAGTGGCGCTTCCAGAGCGCCTCGAACAAACAGGGCAGCGAAGGATTTGTGGACGCGGTGCAGGGCGAGGATCTGACGCGTGAAGAGCAGGCCTTTCACCAGTCGGCGCGGGATCTTTACGACCGCCGCATCGCCGCCGGTATAGCCCGCGAACAGGCGCGCAAGGACCTGCCGCTCTCCACTTACACCGAGGCGTATTGGAAGATCGACCTGCACAATCTGCTGCACTTCCTCGCACTTCGTATGGACGCGCACGCGCAGCTCGAAGTTCGGGCATATGCCACTATCATCGGACGCGAGATCGTGCGCCGCTGGTGTCCGCTGACTTGGGAGGCCTTCGAGGATTACCGTCTCAACGCCCTCGAAATCTCACGCCTCGATATAGAGATCATCGGCCTGCTCGCGAACGGCCGCGCGGAGGAAGCGCTCGTGCGGCTCCGCGATCTCGGCATGCTGCCGCCTCCCGGCGAGCCGCTGAAACGGCACGTTGAACGCGAGGAGCTGGAAGCGAAATTAATCCAGCTCGGGATTGCCTGCCCGTGGCTTGAGAAGAGGAGCTAG
- a CDS encoding outer membrane beta-barrel protein, with the protein MKTAVYTLVLAAMLAGSSLAQERTVVVERGRSLDLFSVRAGLWFPKDHEKTFTNDNIDKQQIDQSQAVGLDFHYRYDIGRPLTFDFSLGGWYSSYAFKFSEQINDPALVQEADAWAAIVPITVGLSVTVIPEGPIQPFAGAGVGGYVGVSGTTEIVGLQPLRTKHNKDKTLFAFGGYVHAGVDFFITPAFGINLTGKYQVVTFKEYLFTMQKEFTGLQVLAGITTRL; encoded by the coding sequence TACACACTCGTTCTTGCGGCAATGCTCGCAGGAAGCTCCTTGGCCCAGGAAAGAACCGTCGTGGTGGAACGCGGTCGCAGCCTGGATCTTTTCTCCGTCCGCGCGGGCCTCTGGTTCCCGAAGGATCATGAAAAGACCTTCACCAACGACAACATCGACAAACAGCAGATCGATCAGTCGCAGGCGGTGGGACTCGACTTCCACTATCGCTACGATATCGGCCGTCCGCTGACCTTCGACTTCTCGCTCGGTGGCTGGTATTCGTCGTATGCCTTCAAATTCAGCGAGCAGATCAACGATCCCGCACTCGTGCAGGAAGCTGATGCATGGGCCGCCATCGTGCCCATCACTGTCGGACTCTCGGTGACCGTCATCCCCGAAGGCCCCATTCAGCCCTTTGCTGGCGCGGGTGTGGGCGGGTACGTGGGCGTCTCGGGCACAACGGAAATCGTGGGACTGCAGCCCCTGCGCACCAAACACAACAAGGACAAGACGCTCTTCGCCTTCGGCGGGTACGTCCACGCGGGAGTCGATTTCTTCATTACGCCCGCGTTCGGTATCAACCTCACGGGCAAGTATCAGGTTGTGACGTTCAAGGAATATCTGTTCACGATGCAGAAGGAATTCACCGGTCTGCAGGTGCTCGCGGGAATCACCACGCGGCTCTGA